A genomic segment from Dermatobacter hominis encodes:
- a CDS encoding cytochrome P450: MSPTAAPELYYDPFDFEIDDDPYPVWKRLRDEAPLYYNEKYDFWALSRFHDVEEGLKDWRRFSSAKGTLLELIKADIELPPGTFIFEDPPAHDLHRGLLSRVFTPRRMAAIEPDIRAFCARSLDPFTGSGGFDVIADLGAQVPMRTIGMLLGIPESDQEALRDEIDGGLKLDGGEMPSMADGLDVAGQTELFADYIDFRYAHPADDVMTDLITAEYTDEDGQQRRLTKEEALGYINLVAAAGNETTNRLIGWTTRLLALHPDQRRLVRDDRSLINPTIEEVLRYESPSPVQARYVTEDVELHGTVVAEGSALLLLNGSGNRDERAFEDPDRFDVRRDIAHHLAFGYGIHFCLGAALARIEGRVVLDEMLDRFPEWDLDEERAVRGRTSTVRGWETMPILI; the protein is encoded by the coding sequence ATGAGTCCGACCGCCGCACCCGAGCTCTACTACGACCCGTTCGACTTCGAGATCGACGACGACCCGTACCCGGTCTGGAAGCGCCTCCGCGACGAGGCGCCCCTCTACTACAACGAGAAGTACGACTTCTGGGCCCTGAGCCGGTTCCACGACGTCGAGGAGGGGCTCAAGGACTGGCGGCGCTTCAGCTCCGCCAAGGGCACGCTGCTCGAGCTCATCAAGGCCGACATCGAGCTGCCGCCCGGCACGTTCATCTTCGAGGACCCGCCCGCGCACGACCTGCACCGCGGCCTGCTGTCGCGGGTCTTCACGCCCCGGCGCATGGCCGCGATCGAGCCCGACATCCGGGCGTTCTGCGCCCGCAGCCTCGATCCGTTCACGGGCTCGGGCGGCTTCGACGTGATCGCGGACCTCGGCGCCCAGGTGCCGATGCGCACGATCGGCATGCTGCTCGGCATCCCCGAGTCGGACCAGGAGGCGCTGCGCGACGAGATCGACGGCGGGCTGAAGCTCGACGGCGGCGAGATGCCCTCGATGGCCGACGGGCTCGACGTGGCGGGCCAGACCGAGCTGTTCGCCGACTACATCGACTTCCGGTACGCCCACCCTGCCGACGACGTGATGACCGACCTCATCACCGCCGAGTACACCGACGAGGACGGCCAGCAGCGCCGGCTGACCAAGGAGGAGGCGCTCGGCTACATCAACCTCGTGGCCGCCGCCGGCAACGAGACCACCAACCGCCTCATCGGGTGGACCACGCGGCTCCTCGCGCTGCACCCCGACCAGCGCCGGCTCGTCCGCGACGACCGCTCGCTGATCAACCCGACGATCGAGGAGGTGCTGCGGTACGAGTCGCCCTCACCGGTGCAGGCCCGGTACGTCACCGAGGACGTCGAGCTGCACGGCACGGTCGTCGCCGAGGGCTCGGCGCTGCTGCTGCTCAACGGCTCGGGCAACCGCGACGAGCGCGCGTTCGAGGACCCGGACCGGTTCGACGTGCGACGCGACATCGCCCACCACCTGGCCTTCGGCTACGGCATCCACTTCTGCCTGGGCGCGGCGCTCGCCCGCATCGAGGGGCGGGTCGTGCTCGACGAGATGCTCGACCGGTTCCCGGAGTGGGACCTCGACGAGGAGCGTGCCGTGCGCGGCCGGACGTCGACCGTGCGCGGCTGGGAGACGATGCCGATCCTGATCTGA
- a CDS encoding TetR/AcrR family transcriptional regulator, which produces MAKTAGPVEGRPRARRLTAEERRRSILEAARKSFGDTGDMNGTTMRTIADRAGISEGVIYRHFESKDQLFYEAVVEPLREAVDALVEATADLERQFPLPAERQLESLADVYETLTSMLAEVLPLLGLVLFGDPEVATRFYREHFAVAMDRLASAWQGVEERFGVEVGLTPISTRAVIGTALILALESTHSEGGEVSREMFDGVARGTARGYFPAFAGRS; this is translated from the coding sequence ATGGCGAAGACCGCGGGTCCGGTCGAGGGGAGGCCGAGGGCACGGCGGCTGACCGCCGAGGAGCGGCGGCGCTCGATCCTCGAGGCGGCCAGGAAGTCGTTCGGCGACACCGGCGACATGAACGGCACGACGATGCGGACGATCGCGGATCGTGCCGGCATCAGCGAGGGCGTGATCTACCGGCACTTCGAGAGCAAGGACCAGCTCTTCTACGAGGCGGTCGTCGAGCCGCTCCGAGAGGCCGTCGACGCGCTGGTCGAGGCGACGGCCGACCTGGAGCGGCAGTTCCCGCTCCCGGCCGAGCGCCAGCTCGAGTCCCTCGCCGACGTGTACGAGACGCTCACCTCGATGCTCGCCGAGGTCCTGCCCCTGCTCGGGCTCGTCCTCTTTGGCGACCCCGAGGTGGCGACGCGCTTCTACCGGGAGCACTTCGCCGTCGCCATGGACCGGTTGGCGTCGGCGTGGCAGGGGGTGGAGGAGCGGTTCGGCGTCGAGGTCGGCCTCACGCCCATCTCGACCCGGGCCGTGATCGGCACGGCGCTGATCCTGGCCCTCGAGTCGACCCACTCCGAGGGGGGCGAGGTGTCGCGCGAGATGTTCGACGGCGTCGCCCGCGGCACCGCCCGGGGCTACTTCCCGGCCTTCGCCGGTCGCAGCTGA
- a CDS encoding thiolase family protein: MGEATIVATARTPIGTAFKGTLKDVDPYALAIHAVSSAVERAGLDPAAYDDVVLGESRYGGGDIARYAAIESGLVDVAGLAHNRHCASGLAAVTTAAAGIRAGMDRAVVAGGVESSSTSPRNMRRVPGTDEWDAWSPPSHLSTPDAPNEDMTITVGWNAAVETGVTREEMDAWAFRSHQRAIAAIDEGRFADEIAPIDVALRDGTTTTFAVDEHPRRDSTLEKLATLKPIHPEIDGFSITAGNACGANDGGAALVIVDDALAASEGLEPLGVVTAWASAGVEPARTGLAPTVAIPKALDRAGLSIGDVDLWEINEAFASMCVATTRILGIDEEIVNVEGSGCSLGHPVAMTGARMIISMVHELRRRGGGNGVAAMCAGGGMSTAVVVRV; this comes from the coding sequence ATGGGTGAAGCAACGATCGTCGCGACCGCACGGACGCCCATCGGGACCGCCTTCAAGGGCACCCTGAAGGACGTCGACCCGTACGCGCTGGCCATCCACGCGGTGTCGAGCGCGGTCGAGCGGGCCGGCCTCGACCCCGCGGCCTACGACGACGTGGTGCTCGGCGAGTCCCGCTACGGCGGCGGCGACATCGCCCGCTACGCGGCGATCGAGTCCGGTCTCGTCGACGTGGCCGGCCTCGCCCACAACCGCCACTGCGCCTCCGGGCTGGCCGCGGTCACGACGGCCGCAGCCGGCATCCGTGCCGGCATGGACCGGGCGGTGGTCGCCGGCGGCGTCGAGTCGTCCTCCACGTCGCCGCGCAACATGCGGCGGGTGCCGGGCACCGACGAGTGGGACGCGTGGTCACCGCCGAGCCACCTCTCCACCCCCGACGCCCCGAACGAGGACATGACGATCACGGTCGGCTGGAACGCCGCCGTCGAGACCGGTGTGACCCGTGAGGAGATGGACGCCTGGGCCTTCCGCTCCCACCAGCGGGCGATCGCCGCGATCGACGAGGGCCGGTTCGCCGACGAGATCGCGCCGATCGACGTGGCCCTGCGGGACGGGACCACGACGACGTTCGCCGTCGACGAGCACCCCCGGCGCGACTCCACGCTCGAGAAGCTCGCGACCCTCAAGCCGATCCACCCCGAGATCGACGGGTTCAGCATCACCGCCGGCAACGCCTGCGGCGCCAACGACGGCGGCGCTGCGCTGGTCATCGTCGACGACGCCCTGGCCGCGTCGGAGGGCCTGGAGCCGCTCGGGGTGGTGACCGCCTGGGCGTCGGCCGGCGTCGAGCCGGCCCGGACCGGCCTCGCCCCCACCGTCGCCATCCCGAAGGCGCTCGACCGTGCCGGTCTCTCGATCGGCGACGTCGACCTGTGGGAGATCAACGAGGCCTTCGCCTCGATGTGCGTCGCCACCACCCGGATCCTCGGCATCGACGAGGAGATCGTGAACGTCGAGGGCAGCGGCTGCAGCCTGGGCCACCCGGTCGCCATGACCGGCGCTCGCATGATCATCTCGATGGTCCACGAGCTGCGCCGCCGGGGCGGGGGCAACGGCGTCGCCGCCATGTGCGCCGGCGGCGGCATGTCGACCGCCGTGGTCGTGCGGGTCTGA
- a CDS encoding acyl-CoA dehydrogenase family protein, which produces MLVRPTPDQEFLRETTARFLADKVPPSTIRALRADDDGFTPEYWRQGVELGWTHLLVSEDLGGGSASGAGIVDLSLIAHEFGRCAAPGPLLVNAVVAGALSEARGHDDVVKRLLTGEDLATWAFLDGPRRDEASSQRLRITPDGDSLVLDGTKRPVESASRSDHLLVTGTSPDGPTQVLVPAGTPGVSTARMHSVDLTRRFDVVTFDGVRVGADAVVGTVGGAAEAVERQLRWALVVSCAEAVGAMQTAFDMTLAWTSDRYSFGRPLGSYQAIKHRMAHMKTWLEAGHAITDDAAAAVAVDAPDAGKLASAAAAYVGEQGSELMQECVQLHGGIGVTFEHDLHLYLRRQTLDRALYGTPSEHRRRVAAFLDREVEAELGSGAA; this is translated from the coding sequence ATGCTCGTCCGACCCACCCCGGACCAGGAGTTCCTGCGCGAGACCACGGCGCGCTTCCTCGCCGACAAGGTCCCGCCGTCGACGATCCGGGCGCTGCGCGCCGACGACGACGGGTTCACGCCCGAGTACTGGCGCCAGGGCGTCGAGCTCGGGTGGACGCACCTGCTGGTGTCCGAGGACCTGGGCGGCGGCTCGGCCTCGGGCGCCGGGATCGTCGACCTGTCGCTCATCGCCCACGAGTTCGGGCGGTGCGCCGCCCCCGGTCCGCTGCTCGTCAACGCCGTCGTGGCGGGCGCGCTCAGCGAGGCCCGCGGCCACGACGACGTGGTGAAGCGGCTCCTGACCGGCGAGGACCTCGCGACCTGGGCGTTCCTCGACGGACCCCGCCGCGACGAGGCGTCCTCGCAGCGGCTCCGCATCACCCCCGACGGCGACTCGCTCGTGCTCGACGGCACCAAGCGACCCGTCGAGTCGGCGTCCCGCTCCGACCACCTCCTCGTCACCGGCACCTCGCCCGACGGCCCGACGCAGGTCCTGGTGCCGGCCGGGACGCCGGGCGTCTCGACGGCCCGCATGCACAGCGTCGACCTGACCCGCCGCTTCGACGTCGTCACGTTCGACGGCGTGCGCGTGGGCGCCGACGCGGTGGTCGGCACGGTGGGCGGCGCGGCCGAGGCCGTCGAGCGCCAGCTCCGGTGGGCGCTCGTCGTGTCGTGCGCCGAGGCGGTCGGCGCCATGCAGACGGCGTTCGACATGACGCTGGCGTGGACGTCGGACCGCTACTCCTTCGGGCGGCCGCTCGGCTCCTACCAGGCGATCAAGCACCGCATGGCGCACATGAAGACCTGGCTCGAGGCCGGCCACGCGATCACCGACGACGCGGCCGCCGCCGTCGCGGTCGACGCGCCCGACGCCGGCAAGCTCGCCAGCGCCGCCGCCGCCTACGTCGGCGAGCAGGGCAGCGAGCTCATGCAGGAGTGCGTGCAGCTCCACGGCGGCATCGGCGTCACGTTCGAGCACGACCTCCACCTGTACCTGCGGCGCCAGACGCTCGACCGGGCGCTGTACGGCACCCCGTCCGAGCACCGCAGGAGGGTGGCGGCCTTCCTCGACCGCGAGGTCGAGGCCGAGCTCGGGAGCGGTGCCGCATGA
- a CDS encoding acyl-CoA dehydrogenase family protein: MTTEPLDDFRARARAFIRSEVGPARSSTIAGLRVTGTDEDDLREVQRDRDLQRMFFDAGLAGITVPVEYGGQGLTRAHQEVLNEELLGYDCPVRNQVPTMTPCMAVLLDFGTEEQKRTHVPAILRGEELWMQFLSEPSGGSDVAGALTTAVRDGDEWILNGSKVWTTGAWWSDWGLCLARTNWDVPKHRGLSVFIFPIDAEGIEVQRIEMLNGNMDFCQEYLTDLRVPDSNRVGEVDDGWTVGTRWMFHERMASNSPYVTRPTEQELASVDGRNIRSVAIEGGRADDPAAQERVGEAEVLALVGSALGRRIGAGVLSGAMSDQASAIGRLFGGLSLVRRNTIAFELSMSAGAAWTDDDGALEARGDDFLMRQSSCIGGGTIEMAANVISERVLGMPREPAFDRDRPFREVPRGPSQA; encoded by the coding sequence ATGACCACCGAGCCGCTCGACGACTTCCGGGCCCGGGCCCGGGCCTTCATCCGGAGCGAGGTGGGACCGGCCCGGTCCTCGACGATCGCCGGGCTCCGGGTCACCGGCACCGACGAGGACGACCTGCGCGAGGTGCAGCGCGACCGCGACCTCCAGCGCATGTTCTTCGACGCCGGCCTCGCGGGCATCACCGTGCCCGTCGAGTACGGCGGTCAGGGGCTGACGCGGGCCCACCAGGAGGTCCTCAACGAGGAGCTGCTCGGCTACGACTGCCCCGTCCGCAACCAGGTGCCGACGATGACGCCGTGCATGGCCGTCCTCCTCGACTTCGGCACCGAGGAGCAGAAGCGCACCCACGTCCCCGCCATCCTGCGGGGCGAGGAGCTCTGGATGCAGTTCCTCTCCGAGCCGAGCGGCGGGTCCGACGTCGCCGGCGCGCTCACGACCGCGGTGCGCGACGGCGACGAGTGGATCCTCAACGGCTCGAAGGTCTGGACGACCGGCGCGTGGTGGTCCGACTGGGGCCTGTGCCTCGCCCGCACGAACTGGGACGTGCCCAAGCACCGGGGCCTGTCGGTGTTCATCTTCCCGATCGACGCCGAGGGCATCGAGGTCCAGCGGATCGAGATGCTCAACGGCAACATGGACTTCTGCCAGGAGTACCTGACCGACCTGCGCGTGCCCGACTCGAACCGCGTCGGCGAGGTCGACGACGGCTGGACCGTCGGCACGCGGTGGATGTTCCACGAGCGGATGGCGTCGAACTCGCCGTACGTGACCCGCCCGACGGAGCAGGAGCTCGCCTCGGTCGACGGACGCAACATCCGCAGCGTCGCGATCGAGGGCGGCCGGGCCGACGACCCGGCGGCTCAGGAGCGCGTCGGCGAGGCCGAGGTCCTCGCGCTGGTGGGCAGCGCGCTCGGTCGGCGGATCGGCGCGGGCGTGCTGAGCGGCGCCATGAGCGACCAGGCCTCGGCGATCGGGCGCCTGTTCGGGGGCCTCAGCCTGGTGCGCCGGAACACGATCGCGTTCGAGCTGTCGATGAGCGCGGGCGCGGCCTGGACCGACGACGACGGCGCGCTCGAGGCCCGGGGCGACGACTTCCTGATGCGCCAGTCGAGCTGCATCGGCGGCGGGACGATCGAGATGGCCGCCAACGTGATCAGCGAGCGGGTGCTCGGCATGCCGCGGGAGCCGGCGTTCGACCGCGACCGGCCGTTCCGCGAGGTGCCGAGGGGGCCGTCCCAGGCCTGA